TTTCCCTTGGAATTCAGATAGCTTTCTTTTAGAATAttcttattattactattgttaaacTCAgcatgggttttttttgttgttgttgttggcattATAGGTAACATGAGCTTTGGGAGTTTAAAAGTGCAGGGGAATCACTAATAGGTCAGAGATTCTTTGATTCATGTGCTGAAATGGATTCCAGAATATTGGCAAGGTCTCTAGATATCTGATAAATAGAAATGAACTCAGACTGAATGTTGGCATCCCTTCCTCTGTGACTTTCATAGGGAATCTCCCTTTTGACTCATTGTTACTCACCCTTTTGCTTGCGTCGTGTCCATCTTGTTAACAAAATAGCCCGAATGGCAAATCCCAGTAGAGTCAAGATGACAGCCAAAgttatttctgaaacaaaaactCACCTGTAGgcctatttatttaaaacttgttATTATCAGAGACAACTTCTGGTCACTTCTTACATACAGATACCCATTTTCCCTTCATCCACTTTTCTGCCACCTCaaccactttctttctttctcttcatcatCTTATTGTCCTCACATTTCTTTCCCTGTCCATTTCTTGGCTTTTCTGCTCCTCCTTTTGGTCAGATACTAAGACCCTCAGATGCTATGCCCCCATGGTTTAGAGTGGGGAATCTGATAGATTTCCTCCTCATTGAACCCTTATTCTGTGGGCAGGATAAGATTAGAGGGAATCAGTGGTATGCCAAGCAATCCATTGGGATATGAGAAAaatattgttctatttttatgttatatttttgtctatttatatATGTCTTTCTATCTTATAGCTTTAAAATTAAtaggttttctgttttaaaacatatatatcaGTAGAATAGTATGTTccgaaaaatttaaaatagacataTATAAGGAATGCATACTCAAAATTTTTGCATGGATAAGtgataaaaaaattttggagGCCCCTGACTGAAGgtcatttatttcatattaatgAAAGCCACAGTAGAGGACAGAAATTTCTTATCACTGGTAAAGACTTTTCAGTTATCACCTACTAAGCTCCTCATATAAGATAGATATTTATGAGGGTTGCTACTATGGTGAATAGGAGAAAGTACGGTGGGACTTCTTAacctgtgtttgtttctgtgtcaTAGGAGAGAAAATCTTAGATATCTTGCTATGGTTATGAAAAACAGAGACTATGGAAgcttcagaagaaaaagaaagaaagaaaggaagaaaaaaaagcagaaaggaaggaagcaagaagtaaggagggaagaaaaaaagaaagaaaggaggtaggaagagaggaaggatggGAGAAAGAATGAGAGGAAGGAGTGAATGAAAGAACCAACCATAAATCTGCCTATgacaatttcaaaatgtagaatagatgaaaaaaaataagattgtactgtgtagcacagggaaatatatacaggatcttgtggtggctcaaagcaaaagagaatgtggcaatgaatatatgtatgttcatgtataactgaaaaattgtgctctacactggaatttgacacaacattgtaaaatgactataactcaataaaaaaaagtttaaaataaaaaaaataaaaatttggaagaaaaattaacTCTGAAGGGCTAAGAAAATTAACTACAACAACATTAAGGCTACTGCAAAAATCAGTACATGAATTCACCTCAAGATGTAATGATACACCTCCAACTGGAGCAAATTAGGCAAATGTCTACTGAGTCTTTTAGGTGTTAGATCATGTGAGAAAATTCTCTTATCAAATTAACCTTCAGAGAATTTGCTCCTAATGGACTCCTAAAATGAATAGTAAGTAGTTTGACCCCTATcatgaaagtaaaaatttcataTCTGATGTGAAATAATCCttaggggaggaagggataagCAGGTGGTGTACTTGGATCAAGCCTCAGGAAAATAGTACTCCCCTTGAATGGTGTCTGAAATATTCTTGCTTTAGGCCATTTAGAAAATGATCCTCTCCATTTATGAGGAAAATAAGAGGAAGAGTTGAGAAAGATTATAAAGTGAGCAATATTATAGGAAGTGAGATAACAGGCTAAGGAATTTTCCTATTGCTCTGGAAGGTACCTGGTTTCTTCGACCAGTTCAAAACTTATCAGACTGAAGGAGAAATAGGCACTCTCACTCTAGAGCTGAGTTGAATGTGTTGTTTTCCCCAGGTTTCTAGATAAGTCGATGAGAGTGAAAGAAAGGGTATTGAATTTGAAAGAAAGCAGGCAAGGAAGATAAAGTTCCCAAAGAGAAGACTCCTGAGCGAACAAAGTCAAGGAGGCCTTAGAGAAGGAGTCACCATACCCAGGACTGCCATTTTCCAGATACTATCTTCAGTGGGTTCTGCGTCATCTGGATTTCTTTGTCAGAGGGAGATCAAGATAAAATGAACACCCCAAGCTCTCTGTTTCTGAGCAGTATGAACTTGGATGTGGGGAATGCCCTTGTAGGTAAGGGTGCAGAAGGTCGCAGAGGAATTGTGTGGCTCAGGTTGATCAGACCTAAGCAGACTACAGGAGTATGGCCTATGAAAGTTCTGGAATCTGTGTCATAACAAAGAACTAGAACTTAGAAAGGCAAGAGGAGGATCAAGAAGCTGGGAAGATTTCAGAATACTTTGGAGGACATTAAATTTAAGATACTGAAAGGGAGCTTATTCTATCTGGGCTCTGGAATAATTTCTAACTTTCCAGAGATTTTGAGGCCAGAGAttgtatttcattcatctttgtaacTCTTGAGGCAAAGAACCTCCTATAGATTagacactaaataaatgtttgatgattaaaaatgaaaaacattttgtttaaatttagggacctttaatttatatttataaaatatatttttataaatatttaaaaagaggaaccTTGAAACAAATGAAGGGTGAACCATGAAGCTGAGGTGATGGAGTTAGATAGTAAGGGAAAGTTAAGAGGTCTGTGGTGCTAGGAAGAATGAGCCAGTGAATGGGATTCCATAAGCCATTGTGGAGAACAAGGAGAGCAGTAAGACTCCCTTTTATTTATCTAGGAACTATAAGGCTCTGTAGTAGATACTTTCCAAGGAcaaagtcatttaatcctcaataaCCTTCACCATGAAACCCCTTAAGATGGAAACATCTGAAGTTGCCCAGCCAACGAATGGCAGTTTCTGACTCCAAAGACCATACTCTATTTACAAAGCCATGTTTCATTTCAATCTTGGAGGCCTACTGtccatgaagatttttttttaggctAAGCAGcgagctgcaggaggaggagagtaATGCTCTCCAGTTTTAGGGTTCTCTACctgccaacttttaaaattaactttgatGGTGGAAATCCTTATTTGGCCTATTTTTATGGTCTAGGTTGATGAGGAAGGGATCATTAAAAATTTCTACATATATAAGTTTAAATtgctaatatttaaataatcactCCATATTTTAATTGACTATTGACACAGATTAATTCTAATTACACTGCAGTTATTAGAACCATTACAAATCCAATAGTCAGTCACAATGATAAACTACATAATTTTGACTATGTTAATAGCATACCATCAAAGAATTATATGTAATTTGATTGtataacattttacaaaataaattaatatctcGGCCTGTTTTCTGAATTGCAGCTATCTTACTGTAGACTAACTGTAAACTTGCAGAAAAATTCTAATGGAGGAAACATAATAATTCTATGGTATTACCATCATAACTACTACTACCATCATAAACCTGAACCCAAATTCAAactaaaccaaaaaaacaaaacaccccctGTGATAGTTCATGTGTCAACTTCCCTAGGCTATTGTGCCCAGTTATTTGATCAAAtaccagtctagatgttgctatGAAGGTATCTTTTAGATGTAATAAGCATTTACAATCACAAGTCTAAGTAAAGCAAGTTACTGTCCGTAATATGGGTAGGACTCATCCAATCAGTAAAAGGCCTTCAGAGCAAAGGCTGAGATTtcctaaggaagaaaagaatcatGTCTCAAGACTGCATCAGGGAATTTTGCCTGGGTTTCCAACATGCTTGGCTTACCCTGAGGATTTCAAACTCACAACAGCAATATCAACTCTTACATAAATTTATAGCCTGCTCACCCACCCTACatatttcagacttgccagcccctaCATTtgtgtaagccaattccttgcaATAAATCTCCTTTTCTATATACCCTgttacttctctttctctggagaaccctgatgaATACACCCCCTGGCTTAATGTCTCATTATTGCCAATGTGATATAGTGTAcatgttaaaagaaaacaaaacagaacaactaACTTTGGGCTCTCTGTGCACTTCCAGTATGGGTGGGGGACATTTGATGTATTTTAGAAAACTGACCACACACAATAGGAATTCTAAAATACTAACAGGGAGAAAGAAATAATGTGGAAAGAGTTCAGATATGTAGCTTTCAGTGGATTTGATTTGATGGAGGTTACAGTTTAAGAAATGTACAGTAGTGAATAGGAAGTATCACCTTTGATCCATACGCTTTGTTTGCCTCAGACTGATAAGCAAAGCAGATATCTTAAAAGTATACTTATCCTTTAATTTAGGTATTTGGATGAGATGAGaaaaattatgcatatatatataatataagcataatgcttcagtcatacatgaacatacatatattcattttcatattctttttcaccataggttactacaagatattgaatatagttatatagatattgaatatagacaGTATAGtatgaactttttgtttatctgttttatatatattagttagtatctgcaaatctcaaactcccaatttatcccttcccacctacttccccaactggtaaccataagtttgttttctatgtctctgagtctgtttctgttttgtaaataaattcatttatcttttttttttagattccacatataaatgatattatatgatatttttctttctctttctggcttatttcatttagaataacaatctccagatccatccatattgctgcaagtggcattattttattattttttatggttgaatagtattccattttataaatataccacaacttctttatctagtcatctgttgatggacatttaggctgtttccatggctactgtaaatagtgctgctgtgaatattggggtgcatatatctttttgaattaaggttcactctggatatatgcccaggagtgggattgctggatcatatagtaagtctgtttgtagtcttttgaggaatctccatattgttctccctaacggctgcaccaaactacatttccaccaacagtgtaggagggttcccttttctccacagcctctccagcatttatggtttgtggacttttgaataatggccactgtgactggtatgaggtgatacctcattgtagttttgatttgcatttctctgataattagcaatactgagcattttttcatgtgcctattggccatttgtatgccttcactggagaattgcttgtttaagtcttctgcccatttttagattaggttttttttttttttcttattaagttgtatgagctgtttatatattctggaaattaagcccttgtcagcctcatcttttgtaaatattttctcccattccgtaggttgtcttttgttttgcttatggtttcctttgctgtgcaaaagcgtgtaagtttaattaggtcccatttatttatttttgcctttatttcttttgcctgggtAGATtactctaggagaacattgctaagatgttTAAGTCAGATGATgttttgcctaagttttcttctaagaggtttattgtgtcttatcttatgtttaagtctttaagccattttgagtttattttttgtatatggtgtgaggtagtattctaacttcattgatttacatgcagctagctgtccagttatcccaacatcatttgctggagagactgtctttactccattacatgttcttgcctcctttgtcaaagattaattgaccagaagtctgtggttttatttctgggatttctattctgttccattgatccgtatgtctattcttgtaccagtaccatgctgtttttattaccgTAGTTcggtagtattgtctaaagtctgagaaggttattcctccagcttcattctttttcttcagtattgctttggcaattctggatcttttgccattccatatacattttaggattatttgttctagttctgtgaaaaatgtcctggataatttgatagagatcacattaaatctgtagattgctttgggtagtatggtcattttaacaatattaattcttccaatccaagaacatgagatttctttccatttctttaaatcatctttaatttccttagtcaatgttttgtagttcttcaagtataaatctttcacttccttggtcagatttattcctaagtactttatttatttatttatttggatgcaattttaaaagggattgtttctttactttcctttttgacTATCTCTTAGGCTGTATAAAATATATAGGAGATGAACCATAAAACAGGCAGATAAAGTTTGACTAGTATGTTGGGTTCAAATactgcttttgaaaagaaaagttgtGACTGAATTTCAGGAAACTATTTTAGAGGAATTGATGGTTCTTTGTGAGTGTGTAGCTTGTCTTCTTAATGTCTAGCGCTTATTACCTGAAGACTATACTCAGTTGGCCCCCCCAAATACTGGAGCGCTAAGGCTGTCCCTCCAGAGAAATGTGGGTATATACTGAAGACACATGTGTTTCACATAACTGCTGTTGTATCCACTGAGACCCACTGAGAGAATGGTGACTTCAGTGGGAAAAGTTCAGTAAAATTCTTGGGATAAAAATAGAATGTATTATTTtgttagggctgctgtaacaaagtaccacaaatgaGTGGCTTAAACTAGAGAAGTTTGTTGTCTCACAGTTGTGAAAAGTACAGGTCTgagatcaaggtatcagcaggacTATACTTCCTCCCAAAGTACAGGAAAAggatctgttccatgcctctcttctAACTTTTCATGCTTTGCCAGCAATCTTGaacatttcttggcttgtgggaCCAAACTCCATTCTTGATATgatgtgtgcatgtttgtgtccAGATTTAACctttttatgaggacaccagtaATGCTGGATTAGGGactcaccctactccagtatgacctcatcttagccAATTACATTCATAAGGACCCTAATTCCagataaagtcacattctgaatACTGGGGATTATGACTTCAACATGTGACTTCTGAGGGTATGGGTTGgtggtgggggacacaattcTACCCATAATATAGAGTATGCATAGGAGGAAATGGGaaacagggaaatataaataGACTATTTAGATAACCATTCTGAGAAGTTTGATTATGAAAAGAGAATGAGTTAGGAGAGTATATTGGAGGACACAGAGTTGATGGAAaattgtattgttttaattttaaccagggaaagatttaaaaattttttaggtTTATGGGGAGAAGCTTGTACAAAAGCTAAGAGGAATAATTGGTGGATCCAAGTACCAGAGAGGCAATACAGGATGGATGTGGGGAAGAAGAATTGGTGCTTCCTGTAAAGGAAGaggaatatttcttttaatataacaAGGAGGAAGGAATAATGGCGAGGTGCACAGTTAAATAGGTTTGTTATTTGCATACAGTACCCTTCTGATAgatccttcttcttcttcctcttacaattatatttttattcaaagaGGGAATATAGTCATAAACTGAGAATAAGGGCATAGTAGAGTTGGAAGTTTAAagaaagtggaattttttttactgaaattgcCTGCAAAATAAGGGAATGCAAATGGCTGGAGATGCATAGGAGGATTATCAGATAGTGCTGGTGTCCAAGAATTGATATATAGGTACACATGTATGAAGGAAACAATCTACTCATTTGTGTGGAATGTTATGGCAGACTAAGCTGCCAGTATAAGAAATGGATAATTAGATTAATTTGGAATTTTGCCAAGTTGATGTGACAGAAGGGCAATGACaccagtattttcatttattagtaAGAGAATACTTCAAATTATTAGCCATGGCACCTAAATAAGAAAGGGCAGGAAGTTAAGTCAGGAGTGACTCATGATCAGGAGAAATTGAGGGGCCTAATGAAAGTGACACCCTGGAAGAGAAGCAGTAGCTAAGTAATCAAGGACTGGAGTTTACAACTCCAGTTTCACCTGTATATTCAGTTGTGGATGTCATTTGCAGCCAAACGTAAGGGGAGAGTGCAGCAGGAAGGGTGAGAATCAATCACAAGTGACAAATATcgaacatttaaatttaattgagatataaaagtttatttctcacagaaaagaatttgagaaTTGGGCATTGCAGTAGATCCATGGAGTTGTCAATAATGCaagttcattttaatttctctgacatCCATGTCATATTACAGGGTCATATATGTTCTTTGAGTTCCATCCATCATGACATATTACAGccagaagaaaaagtaaagaagaaaagacacaatTTCCTTTTAAGAACACATCTTTATAATTCAGCATTTAATACACCACCATCATTTAGTCATATACAACAGGGGAGGCTAGGAAATCTAATATTTATACGAGGCTATCATAGGAAAAGGTAATAATAAGAAGAAATCTATAACTAAAGAAGAAGGAGAAGTGATATGAAGGACAATTTTAAGTCTGTGTCCCAGAGCTTCATCTTGAGAATGATCCAGTAAGGAGtagaaaaaatcaatttatatctCATTGTGGGAGAATTGTGATCTTCATGGGGCcccaaaataatcatttttcatGGAGAGGTAGGCATATGAATTACAACATCAGTAGCTTtctccttcccctggacagatggtTAGGGGGCCTGACTCAGAGGACCAAAGTCTGAAAAGTGGCCTTAGGACACCATAGAATGTATTCTGGGGAAAGGTGAAAATGTGGGATCCAGCTGTCATGTTATAGAAAGATACATCTCCAGCCTCATAATCTAGGAATACCCCTACTCTAAGGAGAGTTTCTTTTAGAATAAGAGACGTTACTGGGGAGGTGAGGGCCCAGTATTCTCCCTTGTAGAGCCTAATGGCCCAGAAACCATTCTGTGGGGACATTGTGACTCTCCCCTTCCTTGTTACAGTATCCCTACAAATTCCCAAGTCCCAGGATAGCATGTCCTCAACCTGTACTTCCCAGTAGCATCTCCCTGAACTGATGTGTGGCTGACCCAGCACACAGGGAAGGGAGTCAAATCTCTGTGGGGAGCTGGGTAGATCTTGACATGTTTCTTGCCAGGTAACTTGTCTCCCTTTTTCagacaggaggagggcaggatggGCAGTGGCTGCATCCAGGGTCACGTTTACTGCAAAGACAAGTGGACCATCACGTTTCTGGGAAGGGTCTTAGTAGGCCTGGGCCAGAAGATTCCCATTCTGTGAGGACTCCTCTGGCCCTGGGTAGACCCAGCTCACTTCCACCCAACATTCTTCCAGACTATCCCACAAAGGTCAAGGTCCCTTGAAGATCATCATAGGCTCACCAGCTTCGAATTCTTCTTTCCTCCAATctgcaaggaaaaaataaacatgagaacCCATCATATGAAAGATGAAGCTGCCTGTCTGTCCAAAATACTATGAGTATAAATTCCCTAGGATTAACTCAAAGGTAATAGCAAccaaagaatatacattttcaaaCCTTGAACTTCTTTTTACAGTCTACTGAATTATGTCTGACTTGAGATACCAATGTTACTCCAGTATAAATATCTATAATTTATTTAGGATGTTTGAGAGGAAGTAGGGAACACAGTGTGTCTGACCAAATAACTTAATTTTCACTTAGTTTCCTTAGATTTTAGCAAGTGAACTGCTCTACACATGCTCAAAACACAATGTAAgatgcaattaaaaaaacaaaaaaactgctaaaatgtaatgttttaaagACATGATTATCTGTTAAAATATTGAGTAATCTATGACATTCATGTTGTATATGCTTTGGAGTTCCTTTGATTTTCAGTATATTGTTTCACACACTGTAAGTGTTCATTTAAGGTATCTTCAATAATAGGACATTCTTCATCAGATTCCACATCACTCACCAGCATATAATGGTGCGTTCCTCCAGactgcaaaagaacaaaataggaaaccctttaccttcttttcttccctattttctctcattgtctttcccatttcttcctgtctttgtcctatttcttcttttgaatcCCTTGGACTTCCTCTATCCATTCTGTATTGCTttcatattccatttttttcaaacatgatAATAAAAACGGTTAGGTGtaagacaggtagagatatagagGCAAGAAaaggtgggagggacagaggaagagcATGAAGGAGGAGcagcaaataaagaaaagaaagaaggaaggaggagaggaggaaaaacatgCTGAATCACTTCTCATTTACACTTCAGAGAGAATACATTGAAATTACAGAAAttcaagtaaagaaaaacaaatgcttctTTGCTGAatatagacatttttattttacttttgcatCCTATCCTCCTGTTATAGGGGAAATACCCAAGAGAGATGGAAGAATGgagatttctgagagataagcatTACTCACCAGACTTAAATTGAGCCTTCCTCCTATCTGAGAGaaaatacatgaatacacatatatatgacaagatttcttaatattataaaaaagatGCAATTAAAGCCATTCATCTGCTAATGTCTGTGTCTGCATATTGGTCAAgtaatgcacatttaaaaaatgatgagagAAATCTCTAAAGTCCATTCCAAATGAAAAATTTGCTTCAATTTGAAGAATACTATCTAATATGAAGGGTCATCAGAATTTAAACAATTCTT
The Camelus ferus isolate YT-003-E chromosome 20, BCGSAC_Cfer_1.0, whole genome shotgun sequence genome window above contains:
- the LOC102509489 gene encoding butyrophilin subfamily 2 member A1-like, whose protein sequence is MLQLEQQDTKELRRRLELLQDENEELRRRLELLQDENEKRQAEIDRRKAQFKSVWRNAPLYADWRKEEFEAVNVTLDAATAHPALLLSEKGRQVTWQETCQDLPSSPQRFDSLPCVLGQPHISSGRCYWEVQVEDMLSWDLGICRDTVTRKGRVTMSPQNGFWAIRLYKGEYWALTSPVTSLILKETLLRVGVFLDYEAGDVSFYNMTAGSHIFTFPQNTFYGVLRPLFRLWSSESGPLTICPGEGESY